One Caretta caretta isolate rCarCar2 chromosome 6, rCarCar1.hap1, whole genome shotgun sequence genomic region harbors:
- the LOC142072621 gene encoding inverted formin-2-like, producing the protein MWASVTSSSDDVIEPDYTSIEQLFCVSQTSPKETAVPKIKEPKEITFIDMKKSLLLNIFLKQFKCSNEEVADMIEKGDRTKFDADTLKQLIKLLPEKHEIESLKSCKEKAKLANADQFYLLLLGIASYQLRIECMLLCEETSSLLDLLWPEAHMIRRACESKRDAIVSLLWAQSQVKTRC; encoded by the exons ATGTGGGCTTCAGTGACCAGCAGCAGCGATGACGTTATAGAGCCTGATTACACAAGCATAGAGCAACTCTTCTGTGTTTCACAAACAAGCCCCAAGGAGACAGCAGTACCCAAAATAAAGGAACCAAAAGAG ATCACATTTATAGATATGAAGAAAAGCCTTCTCTTGAACATATTTTTGAAGCAATTTAAATG CTCGAATGAGGAGGTTGCTGACATGATTGAGAAAGGGGACAGGACCAAGTTTGATGCTGACACTCTGAAGCAGCTGATTAAGCTACTGCCTGAAAAGCATGAG ATAGAGAGCCTGAAATCCtgcaaagaaaaagcaaaactaGCAAATGCAGACCAATTTTATCTCCTCCTCCTTGGGATTGCTAG CTACCAGTTGCGAATTGAATGTATGCTGTTATGTGAAGAGACAAGCAGTCTATTGGATTTACTATGGCCCGAAGCACACATGATCAGGAGagcctgtgaaagtaagagggatgCAATTGTATCACTGCTTTGGGCTCAGAGCCAAGTGAAAACTCGCTGTTAG
- the LOC125638202 gene encoding inverted formin-2-like: MEKNHADLLQLPSDLECVSKAAGTNFEVMKAEADAHLKKLLKIEHNMSSIDDLKAQYGKSIQDHINLSKELEEELGTIAKKKAELADYLCEDRNKLSLEDVFNTMKTFRNLFIKALKENQERKEQATKAEKRKKLLEEEEAKRQKGEYGKIIQKGDVRPEACVPDALLADIREGFQLWKTTRNKSKPEIVPKTSPTETGKIPIVFSKKRLQRLVLK, translated from the exons atggaaaaaaaccaCGCAGATCTACTACAGCTTCCCAGTGACCTTGAATGTGTTTCAAAGGCAGCAGG AACCAACTTTGAAGTTATGAAGGCAGAGGCAGATGCCCATCTAaagaaacttttgaaaattgagCATAACATGTCATCAATAGATGATTTAAAAGCACAGTATGGAAAGTCTATTCAA GACCATATAAACCTTTCAAAAGAACTGGAGGAGGAACTTGGCACCATTGCAAAGAAGAAGGCAGAACTTGCGGATTACCTCTGTGAAGATCGAAATAAATTGTCATTAGAAGATGTGTTTAACACAATGAAAACCTTCAGGAATTTATTTATCAAGGCACTAAAG GAAAACCAAGAAAGGAAAGAACAAGCTACAAaagcagagaaaagaaagaaattgcTTGAAGAGGAGGAAGCTAAGCGTCAAAAAGGAGAATATGGAAAGATCA TTCAAAAAGGAGATGTGAGACCAGAAGCATGTGTCCCTGATGCCTTATTAGCAGATATAAGGGAAGGCTTTCAGCTATGGAAAACTACTAGGAACAAGTCTAAGCCAGAAATTGTTCCCAAAACCTCACCTACTGAAACTG GTAAAATTCCAATTGTCTTCAGCAAGAAAAGACTTCAGCGTTTGGTCCTTAAATAA